In Acidiphilium acidophilum, one genomic interval encodes:
- the dksA gene encoding RNA polymerase-binding protein DksA encodes MITLAPDYVPSEDEEFMNPMQIEYFRQRLLRWRHDLLMEANGTLASLSEGGILEPDITDRASVETDRALELRTRDRARKLIGKIDQATARIENGTYGYCEETGEPIGLKRLMARPIATLSIEAQERHERQERVQRDD; translated from the coding sequence TTGATTACGCTCGCCCCGGATTACGTTCCGAGCGAAGACGAAGAGTTCATGAACCCGATGCAGATCGAATACTTCCGCCAGAGACTGTTACGGTGGCGGCATGATCTGCTGATGGAAGCCAACGGGACTTTGGCGAGTCTTTCGGAAGGCGGAATACTTGAGCCGGATATTACCGACCGCGCGAGTGTCGAGACCGACCGGGCGCTGGAATTGAGGACGCGCGACCGTGCCCGCAAGCTGATCGGCAAAATCGATCAGGCGACAGCGCGAATCGAGAACGGCACTTACGGGTATTGCGAGGAAACCGGCGAGCCGATCGGGCTCAAACGCCTGATGGCGCGACCGATCGCCACGTTGTCGATCGAAGCGCAGGAACGCCACGAACGCCAGGAGCGGGTTCAGCGCGACGACTGA
- a CDS encoding flagellar assembly protein FliX, with translation MTRITGLGRISAIRNAKGTAQAVAGGFRVAEGGSALPLAATSPLGGLLAVQEVFGSQTRDRAAQLSGETVLGALGGLQAASMAGNDGQALAHLHDAVGAMIEPDDPALRRIIGAIRLRARVELARYRAIGAPV, from the coding sequence CAACGCCAAGGGGACTGCACAGGCGGTCGCGGGCGGATTTCGGGTGGCTGAAGGGGGGTCGGCCCTGCCGCTGGCCGCGACCAGCCCGCTCGGCGGGCTGCTGGCGGTGCAGGAAGTCTTCGGCAGCCAGACACGCGATCGGGCGGCGCAACTCTCGGGCGAAACGGTGCTCGGCGCCCTCGGCGGGTTGCAGGCCGCATCGATGGCCGGGAATGATGGGCAGGCGCTGGCGCACCTGCACGACGCGGTGGGGGCGATGATCGAGCCGGACGATCCCGCGTTGCGCCGGATCATCGGCGCGATCCGGCTGCGCGCGCGGGTGGAACTGGCACGGTATCGGGCGATCGGCGCTCCGGTGTGA